The following are encoded together in the Thunnus albacares chromosome 7, fThuAlb1.1, whole genome shotgun sequence genome:
- the LOC122985653 gene encoding mucin-2-like gives MTWKLVWLCVLALSVSNVINIQARQVRNHVSSICSTWGREHFKTFDGDVYQFPGMCEYNLASDCHDSYQEFSVHMKRKENDGDATVSYVVVTISDLSFHLTKSQVTVNDLSVKMPYYNAGVQVEKNAVYIKLQSKVGITVMWNGDDAVMVEVDQDYANRTCGLCGDFNGVSVYNEFIHNGLKISPIEFGNKQKAHRPNDDCEDPYEQEDESPEKQTVRDSCKEFQTTCKQMLHSESWSSCTKLINPEPYIQACVQDMCGCINSTNDLCVCSTLSEFSRQCSHAGGQPPNWRTPQFCAKQCPSNMVYEESGSPCMDTCTYSDTSSLCEDHKMDGCFCPPGTVFDDISMRGCIAQSKCQCKHDKIYNSGDVHRQDRKNCTCSEGRWVCQSLQMPATCAVEEGSHVTTFDGKTFTFHGDCYYTLAKNDAGPKFTILVQLAPCANQEFDTCLKALKILLNNDRNNVLMFTSDGAVKQNMQTISLPYHSGDINIFHASSFHILLQTSFGLQIQIQHVPVMQVYVSLDQSYKSKTCGLCGNYNMILSDDMKTPQGIVEGTAATFSNSWKTNLMCQDREERLDDPCSLSVENEGYAKHWCALLISANSTFTQCHSEVDPEMYYKRCIYATCNCEKSEACLCAVLSSYARACASKGVFLTNWRDNVCDKYTRSCPASQTFSYKHQRCQLTCRSLGSEQQSCTSDFLPVDGCSCPEGLYLNENGKCVPMAKCPCYHDEVYIKPGKSINMKDEHWLVSCFHFSDIRLQINYPRLMILLYRNVCTNGKLHCRSWGPRSSACPSPKVFFNCSTAGKGELGLQCARTCLNLDSDDCDSTECKSGCRCPLGLVDDGKGSCVKEHECPCQHNGHLYLCGTRIPNKCNTCTCKSGKWECTEKKCSGTCVIYGSGHYNTFDQRTYGFQGHCAYVAMKNKCGNKTVQDNFGVITENVPCGTTGTTCSKTVRIQLGQMEVKLSKGKYEETDLGYGSQIQYKIRRVGLYLVIESAIGLAVMWDRKTTVRILLEPQHRGEVCGLCGDFDGDGQNDFTTQGQLTVSNPLEFANSWKVSSTCPDVEANVDPCGATPNRHHWAKMMCSIITGDTFKNCHSKVDPRPFYDNCVKDSCACDTGGDCECFCSAVAAYAQACNEAGVCVAWRTPEICPVFCDYSNDPDECKWHYNPCLTPCYKTCLNPQGNCSNPIPNLEGCYPVCPEDEPIFDEKKQKCVEEGATHNHKIYNHTNRTPNYNTRDNHKIYNFIK, from the exons ATGACGTGGAAATTAGTGTGGTTGTGTGTACTTGCTTTGTCTGTTTCTAATGTCATCAATATTCAAGCCAGACAGG TTCGCAACCATGTCAGCAGCATCTGCAGCACATGGGGCAGAGAGCACTTCAAGACCTTTGACGGTGATGTTTACCAGTTTCCTGGTATGTGTGAATACAACTTGGCCTCTGACTGCCATGACTCTTACCAGGAGTTCTCGGTGCAcatgaagaggaaggagaatgATGGAGACGCTACAGTCAGTTATGTGGTGGTTACCATCAGTGACCTTTCTTTCCACCTCACCAAGAGCCAGGTCACTGTGAATGACCTTTC tgTCAAGATGCCATACTACAATGCTGGGGtacaagtggaaaaaaatgctgtttacatcAAGCTCCAGTCCAAAGTTGGCATTACTGTCATGTGGAATGGTGATGATGCAGTCATG GTAGAGGTGGATCAGGATTATGCTAATCGTACTTGTGGACTTTGTGGAGACTTCAATGGTGTTTCTGTCTACAATGAGTTCATTCATAATG GCCTCAAAATTAGCCCCATTGAGTTtggcaacaaacagaaagccCACCGTCCAAACGATGATTGTGAGGACCCCTATGAACAGGAGGATGAATCACCAGAGAAACAGACTGTGCGGGATTCTTGCAAGGAGTTT CAAACCACCTGTAAACAGATGCTACATTCAGAGTCCTGGAGCTCCTGCACCAAACTGATTAACCCTGAGCCTTACATCCAAGCCTGTGTGCAGGACATGTGTGGCTGCATCAACAGTACAAATGACTTATGTGTCTGCAGCACACTGTCTGAGTTCTCTAGACAGTGTTCCCATGCTGGAGGACAGCCTCCCAACTGGAGGACACCTCAGTTCTGTG CTAAACAGTGCCCATCCAACATGGTTTATGAAGAGAGTGGTTCTCCTTGCATGGATACTTGCACATACTCGGACACAAGTTCATTGTGTGAGGATCACAAAATGGACGGCTGCTTTTGTCCTCCTG GAACTGTGTTTGATGATATTTCCATGAGAGGGTGCATTGCTCAATCTAAATGTCAGTGCAAGCATGACAAAATCTATAACTCTGGTGATGTCCACCGACAGGACAGAAAGAATTG tACATGTTCTGAAGGAAGATGGGTTTGTCAAAGCCTTCAAATGCCTGCTACATGTGCTGTTGAAGAGGGTTCACATGTAACTACCTTTGATGGGAAAACTTTCACCTTCCACGGAGACTGTTATTACACTTTGGCCAAA AATGATGCTGGTCCAAAGTTCACCATCCTGGTGCAGTTGGCGCCATGTGCAAACCAAGAGTTTGACACTTGTCTTAAGGCCCTTAAAATCCTGCTGAACAATGACAGAAACAAT GTATTAATGTTCACTTCTGATGGGGCAGTAAAGCAGAATATGCAGACCATTAGTTTGCCGTACCACTCAG GTGACATCAACATATTCCATGCTTCATCCTTTCACATTTTGCTCCAGACAAGTTTTGGATTGCAAATTCAAATCCAGCACGTGCCTGTCATGCAAGTGTATGTCAGCCTGGATCAGAGCTACAAATCAAAGACATGTg GTTTGTGTGGTAACTACAACATGATCCTGTCTGATGACATGAAGACTCCTCAGGGGATTGTGGAGGGAACAGCAGCCACTTTTAGTAACTCCTGGAAAACTAACCTCATGTGccaagacagagaggaaagactTGATGACCCCTGTTCCCTCAGTGTGGAAAATG AGGGATATGCCAAACATTGGTGCGCCTTGCTAATAAGTGCAAATAGTACCTTCACGCAGTGCCATTCAGAGGTGGATCCTGAGATGTATTACAAG CGGTGTATTTATGCAACCTGTAACTGCGAGAAGAGTGAGGCCTGTCTGTGTGCCGTCTTGTCCTCCTATGCACGAGCTTGTGCATCTAAGGGAGTGTTCTTGACAAATTGGAGAGACAATGTGTGTG ataaatacacAAGGAGCTGCCCAGCATCTCAGACCTTCTCTTACAAGCATCAGAGATGCCAGTTGACGTGTAGATCACTGggctcagagcagcagagctgcaCTTCTGACTTCTTGCCTGTGGATGGCTGCTCCTGCCCTGAGGGTCTCTACCTAAATGAAAATGGCAAATGCGTCCCCATGGCAAAATGTCCCTGCTACCACGACGAAGTCTACATCAAGCCAGGAAAGTCTATAAACATGAAGGACGAGCACTGGTTAGTCAGTTGTTTCCATTTCAGTGACATCAGACTTCAAATCAATTATCCTAGACTGATGATTTTACTTTATAGAAA TGTGTGCACTAATGGAAAGCTTCATTGCCGTTCTTGGGGACCCCGCTCATCag CATGCCCCTCTCCAAAAGTGTTCTTCAACTGCTCCACTGCTGGCAAAGGAGAGCTTGGACTACAGTGTGCTCGAACTTGTTTAAATCTGGACAGCGATGATTGT GACTCCACAGAGTGTAAATCAGGCTGTCGCTGTCCATTAGGCCTTGTTGATGATGGCAAAGGTTCCTGTGTGAAAGAACATGAATGTCCATGTCAGCACAATGGGCATCTCTATCTCTGTGGAACACGAATTCCTAACAAGTGCAACACCTG CACCTGCAAAAGTGGAAAATGGGAGTGCACAGAGAAAAAATGCTCAGGAACCTGCGTTATTTATGGAAGTGGTCATTACAACACATTTGATCAGCGAACATATGGGTTTCAAGGACATTGTGCCTATGTTGCAATGAAG AACAAATGTGGTAATAAAACAGTGCAGGACAACTTTGGAGTTATCACAGAAAATGTACCATGCGGCACTACTGGCACCACATGCTCCAAAACTGTCCGAATCCAACTGGGG CAAATGGAAGTTAAACTGTCAAAAGGTAAATATGAAGAGACGGACCTGGGATATGGCAGTCAGATTCAGTACAAAATAAGAAGGGTTGGCTTGTATCTGGTCATAGAATCTGCCATTGGTCTGGCAGTGATGTGGGATCGCAAAACAACTGTTCGCATCCTGTTGGAACCACAGCACAGG GGAGAGGTATGTGGCTTGTGTGGAGATTTTGATGGTGATGGACAGAATGACTTTACCACCCAAGGTCAGCTGACAGTGAGCAATCCGTTAGAATTTGCTAACAGCTGGAAAGTGTCCAGCACTTGCCCAGATGTGGAAGCGAATGTAGATCCTTGTGGAGCAACACCCAATCGACATCACTGGGCAAAAATGATGTGCAGCATTATAACTGGAGATACGTTCAAAAACTGCCACAGTAAG GTAGATCCTCGTCCATTTTATGATAACTGTGTGAAAGATTCCTGTGCCTGTGACACTGGAGGAGACTGTGAATGTTTCTGCTCAGCAGTTGCAGCTTATGCTCAAGCTTGTAATGAGGCTGGTGTCTGTGTTGCATGGAGAACTCCAGAAATCTGTC CTGTCTTTTGTGACTACTCTAATGACCCGGATGAATGCAAGTGGCACTACAATCCTTGTCTCACACCTTGCTACAAGACCTGTTTGAATCCACAAGGAAATTGCAGCAACCCTATACCCAACCTGGAAG GCTGTTACCCTGTGTGCCCAGAGGATGAGCCCATATTTGATGAGAAGAAGCAGAAATGTGTGGAGGA AGGAGCCacccacaaccacaaaatctacaaccACACCAACAGAACCCCCAACTATAACACAAGGgacaaccacaaaatctacaactTCATCAAGTGA
- the LOC122985900 gene encoding intestinal mucin-like protein, which produces MEHIGSGVCLTMICSDICEISNKTEPCRPTPFPTPTPKPVPDCPEWGVAQNETFLLCNCTLARCIENNTIEIIPYECPPLEPITCTNGKKPVLVYDENYCCHYYACDCVCEGWGDPHYITFDGLFYSYQGNCTYVLMEEMSPKYNLKIYIDNVYCDPTEDVSCPRSIIILYQSQIITLKNHNLNFGEADMEALIDGVSLKLPYSQQGVKIMNSGITMVLEISHLKVIITFGITGFSVTLPYQYFGNNTQGHCGTCNNNQADDCMLPGGRLLQNCAVMADYWPASDIHKPNCNIPLVLPTDIPESPQISSPCKLDSICDLLKSSVFAECHPLVAPDKFYQGCVFDSCHVSNPAVQCTSLQTYAAACVQAGVCVHWRNHTTMCASDCPSNKVYKACGPAEQPTCQDNPIDPIMNFTTEGCFCPDGMKLFNKESGICVDKCGCLDPEGIPREVNERFEYKCQNCICDESTKTVTCKHKVCPAPPLTSCTGPGFVLVNQTSPSDPCCTSYVCQCRSNTCPVNIMKCPVGYRPTVSVPEGKCCPEHTCDPERVCVHKQIEYQPGASIPGNLCENCTCTNEVDPKSSLLKMTCELLQCEEKCDKGYEYVETDSDICCGRCVQTHCVLNLNDTEHLLPQGETWSPPGNMCEHYTCVKSGETLITMRSHIVCPQFQESNCQPGTIQTAANGCCKTCVEKEKACKLEFMKIHIMHKGCWSKEEVDVPYCEGSCNTFTKYSRAAGAMRHSCTCCKETRYSNRTVDLLCLNGEVVPHTYIHAEECGCRHTDCTTATVYPARKRRSFTLV; this is translated from the exons ATGGAACACATTGGATCAGGTGTATGTCTCACAATGATATGTTCTGATATTTGTGAGATTAGCAACAAGACTGAACCTTGCAGGCCGACGCCTTTTCCTACACCCACACCCAAACCTGTACCTGACTGCCCTGAATGGGGTGTAGCA CAAAATGAGACATTCTTACTGTGCAACTGCACCTTAGCAAGATGCATTGAGAACAATACAATTGAAATAATTCCTTATGAATGTCCACCCCTTGAACCCATCACTTGTACCAATGGAAAGAAACCTGTTCTTGTGTATGATGAGAATTACTGCTGCCACTATTACGCTTGTGACT gTGTATGTGAAGGCTGGGGAGATCCTCATTACATCACATTTGATGGACTCTTCTACAGTTATCAAGGAAACTGTACTTATGTTTTGATGGAAGAGATGTCACCAAAATATAATTTGAAGATATATATTGATAATGTCTATTGTGATCCCACTGAAGATGTTTCCTGTCCGCGAtctataattatattatatcaaTCACAAATTATCACACTCAAGAATCATAACCTTAACTTTGGAGAAGCAGATATGGAG GCTTTAATAGATGGAGTAAGTCTGAAACTACCTTATTCACAACAAGGTGTGAAGATCATGAATTCTGGCATTACCATGGTTTTGGAGATCTCTCACCTAAAAGTGATCATTACATTTGGAATAACTGGCTTCAGTGTGACCCTTCCATATCAATACTTTGGCAACAATACACAGGGCCATTGTG GAACATGCAACAACAACCAGGCTGATGACTGCATGTTACCTGGAGGCCGGCTGCTGCAAAATTGTGCTGTGATGGCTGACTATTGGCCTGCATCAGACATTCACAAACCCAACTGTAACATACCACTTGTACTCCCCACCGACATACCTGAATCCCCACAAATCTCATCTCCATGCAAGCTAGACTCCATTTGTGATCTGCTTAAGAGCAG TGTGTTTGCAGAGTGCCATCCCCTTGTCGCTCCTGACAAATTCTACCAAGGTTGTGTTTTTGATAGCTGCCATGTTTCCAACCCAGCGGTGCAGTGCACAAGTTTGCAGACCTATGCTGCTGCCTGTGTGCAGGCTGGAGTTTGTGTGCACTGGAGGAACCACACCACAATGTGTG CCAGTGACTGCCCATCAAACAAAGTTTACAAGGCATGTGGTCCTGCAGAACAGCCAACCTGTCAAGACAA TCCTATTGATCCAATCATGAACTTCACAACTGAGGGCTGCTTTTGTCCTGATGGAATGAAACTCTTCAACAAGGAGTCCGGCATATGTGTTGATAAGTGTG GATGTCTTGATCCTGAGGGCATTCCTCGTGAG GTAAATGAAAGGTTTGAGTACAAATGCCAAAACTGCATCTGTGATGAGTCCACCAAGACTGTGACTTGCAAGCATAAGGTGTGCCCAGCACCACCTCTAACAAGCTGCACTGGTCCAGGGTTCGTCCTTGTCAACCAAACTAGTCCATCAGACCCCTGCTGTACTTCCTATGTCTGCC AGTGTCGCAGCAATACTTGCCCAGTCAACATCATGAAATGTCCAGTTGGATATCGGCCAACTGTTAGTGTTCCAGAGGGAAAATGCTGTCCAGAACATACATGTG ATCCTGAGAGGGTTTGTGTCCACAAACAAATTGAATACCAG CCTGGTGCTTCAATTCCTGGGAATCTATGTGAGAATTGTACCTGTACCAATGAGGTGGACCCCAAATCCAGTTTATTGAAAATGACTTGTGAGCTTCTGCAATGTGAAGAAAAATGTGACAAG GGTTATGAATATGTGGAAACGGATTCAGATATATGCTGTGGGAGGTGTGTACAGACACACTGTGTCTTAAATCTTAATGATACCGAACATTTATTGCCG CAAGGAGAAACCTGGTCACCACCTGGGAATATGTGTGAGCATTACACCTGTGTTAAGAGTGGTGAGACTTTAATAACCATGCGTTCACACATTGTCTGCCCGCAATTCCAGGAGAGCAACTGCCAACCT GGCACAATTCAAACTGCAGCAAATGGCTGTTGTAAAACTT GTGTGGAGAAGGAGAAGGCCTGCAAGTTAGAATTCATGAAAATCCACATTATGCACAAGGGCTGTTGGTCTAAGGAGGAGGTAGATGTTCCATATTGTGAGGGATCCTGCAACACTTTCACCAA GTACTCTAGAGCAGCAGGTGCTATGCGGCATTCTTGCACATGCTGTAAGGAGACACGCTACAGCAATCGCACTGTTGACTTGCTATGTCTCAATGGAGAAGTGGTTCCTCACACATACATCCATGCGGAGGAGTGTGGCTGTCGCCACACAGACTGCACCACAGCTACAGTATATCCAGCTCGCAAGAGGCGAAGCTTCACACTGGTGTAA